A region from the Motacilla alba alba isolate MOTALB_02 chromosome 10, Motacilla_alba_V1.0_pri, whole genome shotgun sequence genome encodes:
- the SEMA6D gene encoding semaphorin-6D isoform X2: MGRPAGDGGRSGPRRRAAAAGSGAGAAGTGESGGSAAALPSGAGGSRRRPQTGQPKRSCRVYPRRSRPGALGVVEQCCHLSPAMRRPVLCALVTLLSLSRCRAVSFPEDEDPINVVDYHYSRQYPVFRGRPSGNESQHRLDFQLMLKIRDTLYITGRDQVYTVNLNEVPKSEVVPSKKLTWRSKQQDRENCAMKGKHKDECHNFIKVFVPRNDEMVFVCGTNAFNPMCRYYRLNTLEYDGEEISGLARCPFDARQTNVALFADGKLYSATVADFLASDAVIYRSMGDGSALRTIKYDSKWIKEPHFLHAIEYGNYVYFFFREIAVEHNTLGKAVYSRVARICKNDMGGSQRVLEKHWTSFLKARLNCSVPGDSFFYFDVLQSITDIIEINGVPTVVGVFTTQLNSIPGSAVCAFSMDDIEKVFKGRFKEQKTPDSVWTAVPEDKVPKPRPGCCAKHGLAEAYKTSIDFPDETLSFIKSHPLMDSAVPSVTEEPWFTKTRVRYRLTAIAVDHAAGPYQNYTVIFVGSEAGVVLKILAKTRPFSLNNSILLEEIEAYNHAKCNAESEEDRRVISLQLDRDHHALFVAFSSCVVRIPLSRCERHGSCKKACIASRDPYCGWLDHETCGRVTPGMLTGGYVQDVEYGNTAQLGDCHEILPTTATPDYKIFGDPTSDMEFSSASITTMASIPVISPKVIGSWKPKVTGSRKFVVQDDPNTSDYSDPLSGVPKGVRWEVQSGESNQMVHMNVLITCVFAAFVLGAFIAGVAVYCYRDIFVRKSRKIHKDAESAQSCTDSSGSFAKLNGLFDSPVKEYQQNIDSPKLYTNLLTSRKELPPNGDTKSMMMDHRGQPPELAALPTPESTPVLQQKTLQAMKSQSDKAHGNLNASRKETPLKSPQFFPSSPPPHSPLSHGHIPSAIVLPNATHDYNTSFSNSNAHKADKKMQHIDHPLTKSSSKRDHRRSVDSRNTLNDFLKHLNETTNNPKAIMGDIQVAHQTLMLDPMGNMSEIPPKVPNREASLYSPPSTLPRNSPTKRVDVPTTPAVPMTSLERQRGYHKNSSQRHSISALPKNLNSPNGVLLSRQPSINRGGYMAPTAGTKMDYMQGTPVSVHLQPSLSRQSSYTSNGTLPRTGIKRTPSLKPDVPPKPSFVPQTTPVRPLNKYSY, from the exons GTAGTTGAGCAGTGctgtcacctgtccccagcCATGAGGCGCCCGGTGCTCTGTGCCTTGGTGACGCTGCTGAGCCTGTCCCGCTGCCGGGCCGTCAGTTTCCCCGAAGACGAGGACCCCATCAATGTCGTGGACTACCACT ATTCAAGGCAATATCCAGTATTTAGAGGACGCCCTTCAGGCAATGAATCTCAGCACAGACTGGACTTCCAACTAATGTTGAAAATTCGAGACACACTTTATATCACTGGCAG GGACCAGGTTTACACTGTAAATTTAAATGAAGTTCCAAAATCAGAAGTTGTCCCAAGCAAG AAATTAACATGGAGAtcaaagcagcaggacagagagaaCTGTGCTATGAAAGGCAAACATAAA GATGAATGCCATAACTTCATTAAAGTCTTTGTTCCAAGAAACGATGAGATGGTGTTTGTCTGTGGAACAAATGCATTTAACCCTATGTGCAGATACTATCGG tTGAATACATTAGAGTATGATGGGGAGGAAATTAGTGGTTTGGCAAGATGCCCATTTGATGCCAGACAAACCAATGTCGCCCTCTTTGCTG ATGGAAAATTGTATTCAGCAACAGTAGCAGATTTCCTGGCAAGTGATGCTGTTATTTATCGCAGCATGGGGGATGGATCTGCCTTAAGAACAATAAAGTATGACTCCAAATGGATAAAAG AACCACACTTCCTCCATGCCATAGAATATGGGAATtatgtttatttcttcttccGAGAAATTGCTGTAGAGCACAACACTTTAGGCAAG gcTGTGTATTCCCGTGTGGCACGCATCTGCAAAAATGACATGGGGGGCTCCCAAAGGGTCCTGGAGAAGCATTGGACATCCTTTCTGAAAGCTCGGCTCAACTGCTCAGTTCCTGGGGATTCATTCTTCTACTTTGATGTTCTGCAGTCTATCACAGACATAATAGAAATCAATGGAGTGCCCACTGTTGTGGGTGTATTCACCACACAGCTCAACAG CATCCCTGGTTCAGCAGTGTGTGCTTTCAGCATGGATGACATAGAGAAAGTCTTCAAAGGGAGATTTAAAGAACAAAAGACTCCTGACTCTGTTTGGACAGCTGTACCTGAAGACAAAGTACCAAAGCCAAG ACCTGGCTGCTGTGCAAAGCATGGCCTAGCAGAGGCTTACAAAACCTCCATTGATTTCCCAGACGAAACGCTCTCCTTCATCAAATCTCATCCGTTGATGGACTCAGCTGTTCCCTCAGTCACTGAGGAGCCCTGGTTTACCAAAACACGTGTCAG ATACAGATTGACAGCAATTGCTGTAGACCACGCTGCTGGACCCTACCAGAACTACACAGTCATATTTGTTGGCTCCGAAGCAGGAGTAGTACTTAAAATCTTGGCAAAGACCAGGCCTTTTTCTTTGAACAACAGCATATTACTGGAAGAGATTGAAGCATATAATCATGCAAA GTGTAATGCAGAAAGCGAGGAGGACAGAAGAGTCATTTCCCTCCAGTTGGACAGAGACCACCATGCTCTGTTCGTGGCATTCTCCAGCTGCGTCGTTAGAATTCCCCTGAGTCGCTGTGAGCGTCACGGGTCATGTAAAAA GGCCTGTATTGCTTCACGGGACCCGTACTGTGGCTGGTTAGACCATGAGACATGTGGCAGAGTGACACCAGGCATGCT CACTGGAGGATACGTACAAGATGTCGAGTATGGCAACACGGCACAGCTTGGGGACTGCCATG AAATTTTGCCTACTACAGCTACACCAGATTACAAAATATTTGGCGACCCAACATCTg ACATGGAGTTCTCCTCAGCTTCCATTACCACAATGGCAAGTATCCCAGTTATATCACCTAAAGTGATTGGTTCCTGGAAACCTAAAGTGACTGGCTCTCGGAAATTTGTAGTTCAAGATGACCCAAACACTTCTGATTATTCTGATCCATTATCAGGTGTCCCAAAGG GTGTGAGGTGGGAAGTACAATCAGGAGAGTCCAACCAAATGGTACATATGAATGTCCTAATCACTTGtgtctttgctgcttttgtccTGGGAGCCTTTATTGCGGGAGTGGCCGTTTACTGTTACCGGGATATATTTGTACGGAAATCCAGGAAAATACACAAAGATGCTGAATCGGCTCAGTCCTGCACTGACTCCAGCGGGAGCTTTGCCAAACTGAATGGGCTGTTTGACAGCCCCGTCAAGGAGTATCAGCAGAACATTGATTCACCCAAACTGTACACAAACCTGCTGACCAGCAGAAAGGAGCTGCCTCCAAACGGCGATACCAAGTCCATGATGATGGACCACAGGGGACAGCCTCCAGAATTAGCTGCACTTCCAACTCCTGAATCTACCCCGGTCCTTCAACAAAAGACTCTGCAGGCTATGAAAAGTCAGTCGGACAAAGCGCACGGTAACCTCAATGCTTCACGAAAGGAAACCCCGCTAAAAAGCCCtcagttttttccttctagTCCTCCACCCCACTCTCCTCTAAGTCACGGACATATTCCCAGTGCTATTGTTCTTCCCAATGCTACCCATGACTACAACACATCTTTCTCAAATTCTAATGCGCACAAGGCGGACAAAAAGATGCAACATATTGATCATCCGCTTACAAAATCATCCAGCAAAAGAGACCACAGGAGATCTGTTGATTCCAGGAACACCCTGAATGATTTTCTGAAACACTTAAATGAAACTACTAATAATCCCAAAGCAATTATGGGAGATATTCAAGTGGCCCACCAGACATTAATGCTGGATCCGATGGGCAATATGTCTGAGATCCCACCTAAGGTTCCCAACAGGGAGGCGTCTTTATACTCTCCTCCATCGACTCTGCCGAGAAACAGTCCCACAAAACGAGTGGATGTTCCCACCACTCCTGCAGTACCAATGACCTCTTTGGAAAGGCAGAGGGGTTATCacaaaaattcttcacagaggCACTCAATATCTGCCCTTCCTAAAAACTTGAACTCACCAAATGGTGTTTTGTTATCCAGACAGCCAAGTATTAATCGTGGGGGGTACATGGCTCCCACGGCAGGCACTAAGATGGACTACATGCAAGGGACGCCTGTCAGCGTTCACCTCCAGCCTTCCTTGTCCAGGCAAAGCAGCTACACGAGCAATGGCACCCTGCCTCGCACAGGAATAAAGAGGACACCCTCCCTAAAACCTGACGTGCCACCAAAACCCTCATTCGTCCCTCAGACGACACCAGTCAGACCACTGAACAAATACAGCTACTAG
- the SEMA6D gene encoding semaphorin-6D isoform X6, whose product MGRPAGDGGRSGPRRRAAAAGSGAGAAGTGESGGSAAALPSGAGGSRRRPQTGQPKRSCRVYPRRSRPGALGVVEQCCHLSPAMRRPVLCALVTLLSLSRCRAVSFPEDEDPINVVDYHYSRQYPVFRGRPSGNESQHRLDFQLMLKIRDTLYITGRDQVYTVNLNEVPKSEVVPSKKLTWRSKQQDRENCAMKGKHKDECHNFIKVFVPRNDEMVFVCGTNAFNPMCRYYRLNTLEYDGEEISGLARCPFDARQTNVALFADGKLYSATVADFLASDAVIYRSMGDGSALRTIKYDSKWIKEPHFLHAIEYGNYVYFFFREIAVEHNTLGKAVYSRVARICKNDMGGSQRVLEKHWTSFLKARLNCSVPGDSFFYFDVLQSITDIIEINGVPTVVGVFTTQLNSIPGSAVCAFSMDDIEKVFKGRFKEQKTPDSVWTAVPEDKVPKPRPGCCAKHGLAEAYKTSIDFPDETLSFIKSHPLMDSAVPSVTEEPWFTKTRVRYRLTAIAVDHAAGPYQNYTVIFVGSEAGVVLKILAKTRPFSLNNSILLEEIEAYNHAKCNAESEEDRRVISLQLDRDHHALFVAFSSCVVRIPLSRCERHGSCKKACIASRDPYCGWLDHETCGRVTPGMLTGGYVQDVEYGNTAQLGDCHEILPTTATPDYKIFGDPTSGVRWEVQSGESNQMVHMNVLITCVFAAFVLGAFIAGVAVYCYRDIFVRKSRKIHKDAESAQSCTDSSGSFAKLNGLFDSPVKEYQQNIDSPKLYTNLLTSRKELPPNGDTKSMMMDHRGQPPELAALPTPESTPVLQQKTLQAMKSQSDKAHGNLNASRKETPLKSPQFFPSSPPPHSPLSHGHIPSAIVLPNATHDYNTSFSNSNAHKADKKMQHIDHPLTKSSSKRDHRRSVDSRNTLNDFLKHLNETTNNPKAIMGDIQVAHQTLMLDPMGNMSEIPPKVPNREASLYSPPSTLPRNSPTKRVDVPTTPAVPMTSLERQRGYHKNSSQRHSISALPKNLNSPNGVLLSRQPSINRGGYMAPTAGTKMDYMQGTPVSVHLQPSLSRQSSYTSNGTLPRTGIKRTPSLKPDVPPKPSFVPQTTPVRPLNKYSY is encoded by the exons GTAGTTGAGCAGTGctgtcacctgtccccagcCATGAGGCGCCCGGTGCTCTGTGCCTTGGTGACGCTGCTGAGCCTGTCCCGCTGCCGGGCCGTCAGTTTCCCCGAAGACGAGGACCCCATCAATGTCGTGGACTACCACT ATTCAAGGCAATATCCAGTATTTAGAGGACGCCCTTCAGGCAATGAATCTCAGCACAGACTGGACTTCCAACTAATGTTGAAAATTCGAGACACACTTTATATCACTGGCAG GGACCAGGTTTACACTGTAAATTTAAATGAAGTTCCAAAATCAGAAGTTGTCCCAAGCAAG AAATTAACATGGAGAtcaaagcagcaggacagagagaaCTGTGCTATGAAAGGCAAACATAAA GATGAATGCCATAACTTCATTAAAGTCTTTGTTCCAAGAAACGATGAGATGGTGTTTGTCTGTGGAACAAATGCATTTAACCCTATGTGCAGATACTATCGG tTGAATACATTAGAGTATGATGGGGAGGAAATTAGTGGTTTGGCAAGATGCCCATTTGATGCCAGACAAACCAATGTCGCCCTCTTTGCTG ATGGAAAATTGTATTCAGCAACAGTAGCAGATTTCCTGGCAAGTGATGCTGTTATTTATCGCAGCATGGGGGATGGATCTGCCTTAAGAACAATAAAGTATGACTCCAAATGGATAAAAG AACCACACTTCCTCCATGCCATAGAATATGGGAATtatgtttatttcttcttccGAGAAATTGCTGTAGAGCACAACACTTTAGGCAAG gcTGTGTATTCCCGTGTGGCACGCATCTGCAAAAATGACATGGGGGGCTCCCAAAGGGTCCTGGAGAAGCATTGGACATCCTTTCTGAAAGCTCGGCTCAACTGCTCAGTTCCTGGGGATTCATTCTTCTACTTTGATGTTCTGCAGTCTATCACAGACATAATAGAAATCAATGGAGTGCCCACTGTTGTGGGTGTATTCACCACACAGCTCAACAG CATCCCTGGTTCAGCAGTGTGTGCTTTCAGCATGGATGACATAGAGAAAGTCTTCAAAGGGAGATTTAAAGAACAAAAGACTCCTGACTCTGTTTGGACAGCTGTACCTGAAGACAAAGTACCAAAGCCAAG ACCTGGCTGCTGTGCAAAGCATGGCCTAGCAGAGGCTTACAAAACCTCCATTGATTTCCCAGACGAAACGCTCTCCTTCATCAAATCTCATCCGTTGATGGACTCAGCTGTTCCCTCAGTCACTGAGGAGCCCTGGTTTACCAAAACACGTGTCAG ATACAGATTGACAGCAATTGCTGTAGACCACGCTGCTGGACCCTACCAGAACTACACAGTCATATTTGTTGGCTCCGAAGCAGGAGTAGTACTTAAAATCTTGGCAAAGACCAGGCCTTTTTCTTTGAACAACAGCATATTACTGGAAGAGATTGAAGCATATAATCATGCAAA GTGTAATGCAGAAAGCGAGGAGGACAGAAGAGTCATTTCCCTCCAGTTGGACAGAGACCACCATGCTCTGTTCGTGGCATTCTCCAGCTGCGTCGTTAGAATTCCCCTGAGTCGCTGTGAGCGTCACGGGTCATGTAAAAA GGCCTGTATTGCTTCACGGGACCCGTACTGTGGCTGGTTAGACCATGAGACATGTGGCAGAGTGACACCAGGCATGCT CACTGGAGGATACGTACAAGATGTCGAGTATGGCAACACGGCACAGCTTGGGGACTGCCATG AAATTTTGCCTACTACAGCTACACCAGATTACAAAATATTTGGCGACCCAACATCTg GTGTGAGGTGGGAAGTACAATCAGGAGAGTCCAACCAAATGGTACATATGAATGTCCTAATCACTTGtgtctttgctgcttttgtccTGGGAGCCTTTATTGCGGGAGTGGCCGTTTACTGTTACCGGGATATATTTGTACGGAAATCCAGGAAAATACACAAAGATGCTGAATCGGCTCAGTCCTGCACTGACTCCAGCGGGAGCTTTGCCAAACTGAATGGGCTGTTTGACAGCCCCGTCAAGGAGTATCAGCAGAACATTGATTCACCCAAACTGTACACAAACCTGCTGACCAGCAGAAAGGAGCTGCCTCCAAACGGCGATACCAAGTCCATGATGATGGACCACAGGGGACAGCCTCCAGAATTAGCTGCACTTCCAACTCCTGAATCTACCCCGGTCCTTCAACAAAAGACTCTGCAGGCTATGAAAAGTCAGTCGGACAAAGCGCACGGTAACCTCAATGCTTCACGAAAGGAAACCCCGCTAAAAAGCCCtcagttttttccttctagTCCTCCACCCCACTCTCCTCTAAGTCACGGACATATTCCCAGTGCTATTGTTCTTCCCAATGCTACCCATGACTACAACACATCTTTCTCAAATTCTAATGCGCACAAGGCGGACAAAAAGATGCAACATATTGATCATCCGCTTACAAAATCATCCAGCAAAAGAGACCACAGGAGATCTGTTGATTCCAGGAACACCCTGAATGATTTTCTGAAACACTTAAATGAAACTACTAATAATCCCAAAGCAATTATGGGAGATATTCAAGTGGCCCACCAGACATTAATGCTGGATCCGATGGGCAATATGTCTGAGATCCCACCTAAGGTTCCCAACAGGGAGGCGTCTTTATACTCTCCTCCATCGACTCTGCCGAGAAACAGTCCCACAAAACGAGTGGATGTTCCCACCACTCCTGCAGTACCAATGACCTCTTTGGAAAGGCAGAGGGGTTATCacaaaaattcttcacagaggCACTCAATATCTGCCCTTCCTAAAAACTTGAACTCACCAAATGGTGTTTTGTTATCCAGACAGCCAAGTATTAATCGTGGGGGGTACATGGCTCCCACGGCAGGCACTAAGATGGACTACATGCAAGGGACGCCTGTCAGCGTTCACCTCCAGCCTTCCTTGTCCAGGCAAAGCAGCTACACGAGCAATGGCACCCTGCCTCGCACAGGAATAAAGAGGACACCCTCCCTAAAACCTGACGTGCCACCAAAACCCTCATTCGTCCCTCAGACGACACCAGTCAGACCACTGAACAAATACAGCTACTAG
- the SEMA6D gene encoding semaphorin-6D isoform X3, translating into MGRPAGDGGRSGPRRRAAAAGSGAGAAGTGESGGSAAALPSGAGGSRRRPQTGQPKRSCRVYPRRSRPGALGVVEQCCHLSPAMRRPVLCALVTLLSLSRCRAVSFPEDEDPINVVDYHYSRQYPVFRGRPSGNESQHRLDFQLMLKIRDTLYITGRDQVYTVNLNEVPKSEVVPSKKLTWRSKQQDRENCAMKGKHKDECHNFIKVFVPRNDEMVFVCGTNAFNPMCRYYRLNTLEYDGEEISGLARCPFDARQTNVALFADGKLYSATVADFLASDAVIYRSMGDGSALRTIKYDSKWIKEPHFLHAIEYGNYVYFFFREIAVEHNTLGKAVYSRVARICKNDMGGSQRVLEKHWTSFLKARLNCSVPGDSFFYFDVLQSITDIIEINGVPTVVGVFTTQLNSIPGSAVCAFSMDDIEKVFKGRFKEQKTPDSVWTAVPEDKVPKPRPGCCAKHGLAEAYKTSIDFPDETLSFIKSHPLMDSAVPSVTEEPWFTKTRVRYRLTAIAVDHAAGPYQNYTVIFVGSEAGVVLKILAKTRPFSLNNSILLEEIEAYNHAKCNAESEEDRRVISLQLDRDHHALFVAFSSCVVRIPLSRCERHGSCKKACIASRDPYCGWLDHETCGRVTPGMLFSLFVSYNHSTGGYVQDVEYGNTAQLGDCHDMEFSSASITTMASIPVISPKVIGSWKPKVTGSRKFVVQDDPNTSDYSDPLSGVPKGVRWEVQSGESNQMVHMNVLITCVFAAFVLGAFIAGVAVYCYRDIFVRKSRKIHKDAESAQSCTDSSGSFAKLNGLFDSPVKEYQQNIDSPKLYTNLLTSRKELPPNGDTKSMMMDHRGQPPELAALPTPESTPVLQQKTLQAMKSQSDKAHGNLNASRKETPLKSPQFFPSSPPPHSPLSHGHIPSAIVLPNATHDYNTSFSNSNAHKADKKMQHIDHPLTKSSSKRDHRRSVDSRNTLNDFLKHLNETTNNPKAIMGDIQVAHQTLMLDPMGNMSEIPPKVPNREASLYSPPSTLPRNSPTKRVDVPTTPAVPMTSLERQRGYHKNSSQRHSISALPKNLNSPNGVLLSRQPSINRGGYMAPTAGTKMDYMQGTPVSVHLQPSLSRQSSYTSNGTLPRTGIKRTPSLKPDVPPKPSFVPQTTPVRPLNKYSY; encoded by the exons GTAGTTGAGCAGTGctgtcacctgtccccagcCATGAGGCGCCCGGTGCTCTGTGCCTTGGTGACGCTGCTGAGCCTGTCCCGCTGCCGGGCCGTCAGTTTCCCCGAAGACGAGGACCCCATCAATGTCGTGGACTACCACT ATTCAAGGCAATATCCAGTATTTAGAGGACGCCCTTCAGGCAATGAATCTCAGCACAGACTGGACTTCCAACTAATGTTGAAAATTCGAGACACACTTTATATCACTGGCAG GGACCAGGTTTACACTGTAAATTTAAATGAAGTTCCAAAATCAGAAGTTGTCCCAAGCAAG AAATTAACATGGAGAtcaaagcagcaggacagagagaaCTGTGCTATGAAAGGCAAACATAAA GATGAATGCCATAACTTCATTAAAGTCTTTGTTCCAAGAAACGATGAGATGGTGTTTGTCTGTGGAACAAATGCATTTAACCCTATGTGCAGATACTATCGG tTGAATACATTAGAGTATGATGGGGAGGAAATTAGTGGTTTGGCAAGATGCCCATTTGATGCCAGACAAACCAATGTCGCCCTCTTTGCTG ATGGAAAATTGTATTCAGCAACAGTAGCAGATTTCCTGGCAAGTGATGCTGTTATTTATCGCAGCATGGGGGATGGATCTGCCTTAAGAACAATAAAGTATGACTCCAAATGGATAAAAG AACCACACTTCCTCCATGCCATAGAATATGGGAATtatgtttatttcttcttccGAGAAATTGCTGTAGAGCACAACACTTTAGGCAAG gcTGTGTATTCCCGTGTGGCACGCATCTGCAAAAATGACATGGGGGGCTCCCAAAGGGTCCTGGAGAAGCATTGGACATCCTTTCTGAAAGCTCGGCTCAACTGCTCAGTTCCTGGGGATTCATTCTTCTACTTTGATGTTCTGCAGTCTATCACAGACATAATAGAAATCAATGGAGTGCCCACTGTTGTGGGTGTATTCACCACACAGCTCAACAG CATCCCTGGTTCAGCAGTGTGTGCTTTCAGCATGGATGACATAGAGAAAGTCTTCAAAGGGAGATTTAAAGAACAAAAGACTCCTGACTCTGTTTGGACAGCTGTACCTGAAGACAAAGTACCAAAGCCAAG ACCTGGCTGCTGTGCAAAGCATGGCCTAGCAGAGGCTTACAAAACCTCCATTGATTTCCCAGACGAAACGCTCTCCTTCATCAAATCTCATCCGTTGATGGACTCAGCTGTTCCCTCAGTCACTGAGGAGCCCTGGTTTACCAAAACACGTGTCAG ATACAGATTGACAGCAATTGCTGTAGACCACGCTGCTGGACCCTACCAGAACTACACAGTCATATTTGTTGGCTCCGAAGCAGGAGTAGTACTTAAAATCTTGGCAAAGACCAGGCCTTTTTCTTTGAACAACAGCATATTACTGGAAGAGATTGAAGCATATAATCATGCAAA GTGTAATGCAGAAAGCGAGGAGGACAGAAGAGTCATTTCCCTCCAGTTGGACAGAGACCACCATGCTCTGTTCGTGGCATTCTCCAGCTGCGTCGTTAGAATTCCCCTGAGTCGCTGTGAGCGTCACGGGTCATGTAAAAA GGCCTGTATTGCTTCACGGGACCCGTACTGTGGCTGGTTAGACCATGAGACATGTGGCAGAGTGACACCAGGCATGCT GTtctctttgtttgtttcatACAACCACAGCACTGGAGGATACGTACAAGATGTCGAGTATGGCAACACGGCACAGCTTGGGGACTGCCATG ACATGGAGTTCTCCTCAGCTTCCATTACCACAATGGCAAGTATCCCAGTTATATCACCTAAAGTGATTGGTTCCTGGAAACCTAAAGTGACTGGCTCTCGGAAATTTGTAGTTCAAGATGACCCAAACACTTCTGATTATTCTGATCCATTATCAGGTGTCCCAAAGG GTGTGAGGTGGGAAGTACAATCAGGAGAGTCCAACCAAATGGTACATATGAATGTCCTAATCACTTGtgtctttgctgcttttgtccTGGGAGCCTTTATTGCGGGAGTGGCCGTTTACTGTTACCGGGATATATTTGTACGGAAATCCAGGAAAATACACAAAGATGCTGAATCGGCTCAGTCCTGCACTGACTCCAGCGGGAGCTTTGCCAAACTGAATGGGCTGTTTGACAGCCCCGTCAAGGAGTATCAGCAGAACATTGATTCACCCAAACTGTACACAAACCTGCTGACCAGCAGAAAGGAGCTGCCTCCAAACGGCGATACCAAGTCCATGATGATGGACCACAGGGGACAGCCTCCAGAATTAGCTGCACTTCCAACTCCTGAATCTACCCCGGTCCTTCAACAAAAGACTCTGCAGGCTATGAAAAGTCAGTCGGACAAAGCGCACGGTAACCTCAATGCTTCACGAAAGGAAACCCCGCTAAAAAGCCCtcagttttttccttctagTCCTCCACCCCACTCTCCTCTAAGTCACGGACATATTCCCAGTGCTATTGTTCTTCCCAATGCTACCCATGACTACAACACATCTTTCTCAAATTCTAATGCGCACAAGGCGGACAAAAAGATGCAACATATTGATCATCCGCTTACAAAATCATCCAGCAAAAGAGACCACAGGAGATCTGTTGATTCCAGGAACACCCTGAATGATTTTCTGAAACACTTAAATGAAACTACTAATAATCCCAAAGCAATTATGGGAGATATTCAAGTGGCCCACCAGACATTAATGCTGGATCCGATGGGCAATATGTCTGAGATCCCACCTAAGGTTCCCAACAGGGAGGCGTCTTTATACTCTCCTCCATCGACTCTGCCGAGAAACAGTCCCACAAAACGAGTGGATGTTCCCACCACTCCTGCAGTACCAATGACCTCTTTGGAAAGGCAGAGGGGTTATCacaaaaattcttcacagaggCACTCAATATCTGCCCTTCCTAAAAACTTGAACTCACCAAATGGTGTTTTGTTATCCAGACAGCCAAGTATTAATCGTGGGGGGTACATGGCTCCCACGGCAGGCACTAAGATGGACTACATGCAAGGGACGCCTGTCAGCGTTCACCTCCAGCCTTCCTTGTCCAGGCAAAGCAGCTACACGAGCAATGGCACCCTGCCTCGCACAGGAATAAAGAGGACACCCTCCCTAAAACCTGACGTGCCACCAAAACCCTCATTCGTCCCTCAGACGACACCAGTCAGACCACTGAACAAATACAGCTACTAG